Part of the Paenibacillus sp. FSL R7-0273 genome is shown below.
CTGGCGGCGGCAGGACACGGCAGAAGGGCAGGAGCTTCTAAAGATTCGCCTAAGCTTCGTCCGGAGGTCACGGCAGAAAGTGTGGCGGTCAGTGAAATTGAGCAGTGTGCTCTTGATCCCCTGGTGGTGGTTGTACGGGCAGATGACAATCTGGAATGGCTGCCGCCTGCACTTGAGCAGAGCTCAAGGCGGACTGAAACCTGCCTGACCGCCCACCTCGGGCTGTCCTTTTCCCTGCGCTGCGGGCTGAACGCCATTCTGCCTGTGCAACCGGATGCTGTGGTGGTGGCTCACGCCGGCCAGACTTTTATAACAGCTTCGCTTGTAAACCGGCTGAAGGACGTTTATATGCAAAACCCGGAGCTGGATTATGTGGCGAGCACGAATAAGGGGATGGCGATGCCGCCGGCGCTATTTTCGCGGAGACTGTTTACGGTGCTGCAGGGGCTGGACGGGGAAAAGGGTGCGGCTGAAATCATGTATTCCTCTGAGTATAAGGGGGCTGTGCTTGAGCCTGATCCTGCCCGTTTGTTTATGGATATGGATACCCGGTTTGATTGTGGAGTCGTACCCGGGAAACAGGAGGCTCGCAGGGAAAGCTGACATCAAAAGCTGCATTGCCAGATTAATGTAAGTTAATATCACATATTTTAAGTTTAATTCGCTACAGTTTAGTGCATCAGGCACAAAAAGCTTTGAACTTATTATTATACAGCACAAACGTATGTTATGTAAATTTACGTAAACGCTCTGCCTCAGTATAGTAAAGATACATTAATGGTTTGAGCCATTAAGAGAGATATCCTGGAGGAGGAGAATTATGAAAAAAAGGGGTCAGGGATTTACGGTGAGCCTAATGCTTACCTTTGTGCTTGCGGTAGTGCTGGCGGGCTGCGGAAGCAAC
Proteins encoded:
- a CDS encoding NTP transferase domain-containing protein, which gives rise to MLRSQSDIKRAGAGALPEGAVLMKVAGIYLAAAGHGRRAGASKDSPKLRPEVTAESVAVSEIEQCALDPLVVVVRADDNLEWLPPALEQSSRRTETCLTAHLGLSFSLRCGLNAILPVQPDAVVVAHAGQTFITASLVNRLKDVYMQNPELDYVASTNKGMAMPPALFSRRLFTVLQGLDGEKGAAEIMYSSEYKGAVLEPDPARLFMDMDTRFDCGVVPGKQEARRES